The genomic segment CTCCATCATAACTGCCTCTAGATGCAGCATATGATGACATAGCGGCTCCACGTTTTGCGCCATTTCTGCCATAGCCTCCTGCCAGCCCGTATATGCCGTCACTATTCACATAACCAAGATTTCCATTTTTGCCAGAAACATTTCCTCCCCCTTGAGAGGAAATTGATGAACCCCAAACTCCACTGTTGCCAAAGTTTCCTCCTCCAATGCTCCCACTTCCAGATACCGCAAAGTTGCTAGATCTTGTCGAGTTTGTCCCATGGTGCAGTCCTCCATCACCCCATAAATTGAGATTAGCTGAGTTTAAGAAAGAAGTGTTTCCTCCGCTTACTCCATCAAACCCAATGCCACCACCAAGTCTGCTTGAACTATAATATGGATTCAAACCCCGTCCATAGCTCAAATTACTGTTAACATTTGCACTTCCCCCATATCCTGGGGTCAGGCCTGGTTCGAAGTTAAGACCCATACCATAACCAGAACTAAAAGGAGCAAAGACACTTCTACCCCCAGCGATGGGGCTAAATCTACTATCCATACCGACTCCATATCCTCCAACTGTACTTGGAGAGTATCCCTGTGCGTAGCCATCAAGGAAGTTATTCATCCTATTTAATCCGTAGTTGTATCGACCAAGTGGGCTTTGGCTAGGACCTGGGGATAACTCTTTGGGGACAGCACGTTTGACCTCAACCATTTTATCATTCAGCTCATGGAAAGGCTTGAGCAAGACTTTATCCACGGCATCCTCTGAATCATAAGTGATGAATCCAAATCCTCTAGGCCTTTGAGTGTTATGATCATACATAACTACTGCATCTGTGATCGTTCCAAATTGCTCAAAATACTGCCTGAAGGCAGCCTCAGTAACAGTAGATGCTAAACCTCCAACAAAAATCTTCCTTGTACGTCCTGGACCAGGACTAGGAGAACCATGAATACTAGGACTGCTTCTACTTGTCGTACTCTGGTCATCCCGTGGAACTGCCCTCTTTGCTTCTACCTGTAAAATGAGGACTGTAAGAAATCTCGGGTAAATGAAGTGACTGGAAATTTGAAGTTGTGTACTTCTGGCACTCAAAGTTCAGATCAAGGTACAAGAGCAGAAAAGTTTGATACAAAATGCTATAAAAGTAAGATTACTCGACTTTGCTTGAGAACATCAAGGATTTGGTTAAATCCTACATTGTTTTGGTTAATTCTTCGCAACACTGGTGTGCTACACGTTGTTTTAGGTTGAATGAGAAGTGAAATGTTTTTTCAGAAATTTAACAATATCATCATGCTCCTCATTCAGAGGAATAAAATAGAAACAAATTCTGCAGAATTTGGCAAACT from the Capsicum annuum cultivar UCD-10X-F1 chromosome 9, UCD10Xv1.1, whole genome shotgun sequence genome contains:
- the LOC107854016 gene encoding heterogeneous nuclear ribonucleoprotein 1; amino-acid sequence: MQVDCGKLFIGGISWDTDDERLKEYFSSYGEVVEAVIMKDRTTGRARGFGFVVFADPAAAERVVKEKHNIDGRMVEAKRAVPRDDQSTTSRSSPSIHGSPSPGPGRTRKIFVGGLASTVTEAAFRQYFEQFGTITDAVVMYDHNTQRPRGFGFITYDSEDAVDKVLLKPFHELNDKMVEVKRAVPKELSPGPSQSPLGRYNYGLNRMNNFLDGYAQGYSPSTVGGYGVGMDSRFSPIAGGRSVFAPFSSGYGMGLNFEPGLTPGYGGSANVNSNLSYGRGLNPYYSSSRLGGGIGFDGVSGGNTSFLNSANLNLWGDGGLHHGTNSTRSSNFAVSGSGSIGGGNFGNSGVWGSSISSQGGGNVSGKNGNLGYVNSDGIYGLAGGYGRNGAKRGAAMSSYAASRGSYDGGDLADFYRSSLGYDDHTWHPSNSEEEATGSLGYGLGNGPSDMSPQSSSGYVGSYGVSKRQPNRGIDG